In Toxoplasma gondii ME49 chromosome X, whole genome shotgun sequence, a single genomic region encodes these proteins:
- a CDS encoding peptidase M16 inactive domain-containing protein (encoded by transcript TGME49_227948) encodes MRFSVVSAPMATPSTATGSPPVSSPCSSSVQRRGLSLGKRATIPSFLASGRRPAGLSSVLSSPIRAAAAISVAAAFASQVPSLTALLSSISCSSPAPNPLAFTCLPPPACPLPAQKGPLSTPAAPSTPREVPRSPSSASAWASPAFSASSQSPCYSAFALPSTANAWEGRLFSVMPAAALSSGSRGASAAQAEGAGSLTTLAAPAHPAFVVTSQDTVPELHLAVTEYVHRKTGAHVVSLTVPSTEKEKVFCIAFRTPVVDSTGVPHILEHSVLSGSAKYPVKEPFAELLKGSLYSYLNASTYPDRTLYPVASANDEDFYNLANVYFDAVFQPRAVRDPDVLLQEGWRLEVTSEDEKEAADAVRLRGEDEAPRPRERRRKLAYQGVVLNEMKGVYSSPEALLWKAQMQTLFPDIPAYFHDSGGDPEVIKTLSFDDFVAFYNRFYHPSNARIFFWGSDNVLDRLNFVDRNLNNLQVPKTCDRAVEASSAVPSQPLLPSPRRVTRTFPAPKEQLEDFVTVSMVLDPLGVAVPTPFQRQTLGVLTHLLVGTSPSPLYRALTESGLGKQVMGELEDGLKHLIFTAGLKGIPQQSAEDSSVVDKVEQIVLDCLEKHAREGFSEEAIEAAINSREFLLREFNTGTFPKGLAVIREMAALWTEDRDPVEGLRFEEHFEELRRRLKSGEPVFQNLLQKFFIGNPHRATIHLRADPDEEARREAQEKAEISALQASLSSEKLDFLEKQTKELKARQMAEDPPEALATLPTLSLEDVDKEGEEIPTSIEPFLDGRAAILRHVLPTSGILYADVAFPLHTLAVEDLQYLSLFSRLTVEAGTSTKDEATLIHHIGRYTGGILPVTDIRTLHEKQDEVADPYLSVGYFVLKGKVLKPHIHELFATMAEVMTDANLGNARRGREILKETLSSLEAAFLHSGHAVAASRILASLTTTGYISELRGGYAYLEFIKDLKKQADKDWAPIEAKLKSIRGKLLQAQREQLLVNLTGEADVLEKATSPSTAGGRALAAAVKAMRRDPPHSHSPHSSRHSHTLDGKRAVTPCPWGEELKKKRALVPTKDEGTVGEGFVIPTQVNYVGLGGRLFKPGEPFSGSTAVATRALSTGYIWDSVRVQGGAYGSSFRSDFTGIFLFTSYRDPHLRETLQKYLGAAEALRHFAETLDERARTRAILGVIRDLDQPTQNDQKGYRGLWEAIQGQSKEDRQRYRREVLGTSPEAIRAFAQRLEASLRGELRSRTLKEYTLDRERVADSSLPEDSFRARNLVTVVVGSRTAFDDAARQDADLVYSLRSVMGDIKPNAN; translated from the exons atgcgtttctccgttgtctcaGCCCCGATGGCGACGCCGTCGACCGCGACTGGGTCACCTccggtctcttctccgtgctcttcgtctgtccAGCGCCGAGGCCTGTCGCTGGGGAAGCGAGCGACCATTCCCAGTTTCTTGGCGAGCGGCCGTCGGCCCGCgggtctctcctctgtgttgtCTTCGCCGATCCGTGCGGCTGCAGCGATCAGTGTGGCCGCAGCTTTCGCGAGTCAGGTGCCTTCGTTGAcagctcttctttcctcgatttcctgttcttctcctgcaccgaatcctctcgccttcaccTGTTTGCCGCCGCCTGCCTGTCCACTCCCTGCACAGAAAGGTCCGCTTTCGACTCCTGCTGCGCCCAGCACCCCGCGCGAAGTCCCCAGATCTCCCTCGAGCGCCTCCGCCTGGGCCTCGCCTGCGTTCAGCGCCTCGTCGCAGTCGCCGTGCTACTCCGCATTTGCGTTGCCTTCAACTGCGAACGCGTGGGAAGGACGGCTCTTCTCCGTGATGCCTGCCGCCGCGCTGAGCAGCGGCTCGCGAGGGGCGTCCGCCGCCCAGGCCGAAGGCGCTGGCTCTCTGACGACGCTTGCAGCGCCTGCGCACCCTGCGTTCGTCGTGACTTCCCAGGACACAGTGCCGGAGCTGCATCTGGCGGTCACTGAGTACGTCCACCGGAAGACAGGCGCCCACGTGGTGAGCTTGACTGTGCCGTCGactgagaaggagaaagtcTTCTGCATTGCGTTCCGGACTCCAGTGGTGGACTCGACAGGCGTTCCTCACATTCTCGAACACAGTGTGTTGAGTGGCAGCGCCAAGTACCCTGTGAAAGAGCCGTTCGCGGAGCTGCTCAAGGGCAGTCTGTACTCGTACTTGAACGCGTCGACGTACCCCGACAGAACGCTCTACCCCGTCGCTTCCGCGAACGACGAAGACTTCTACAACCTCGCGAACGTCTACTTCGATGCCGTGTTCCAGCCTCGCGCTGTGCGGGACCCCGACGTTCTCCTCCAGGAAGGGTGGCGCTTGGAAGTCACCtccgaagacgagaaagaagctgcagacgccGTGCGTCTACgcggcgaggacgaggcgcCCCGACCGCGCGAACGGAGGCGGAAACTGGCCTACCAAGGAGTCGTTCTCAACGAGATGAAGGGTGTGTACTCCTCCCCCGAGGCGCTGCTCTGGAAGGCGCAAATGCAGACGCTCTTCCCCGATATCCCCGCCTACTTCCACGACAGCGGCGGCGACCCAGAGGTGATCAAGACCCTCTCGTTCGATGACTTCGTTGCCTTCTACAACCGATTCTACCACCCTTCGAACGCGAGAATCTTCTTCTGGGG GTCAGACAATGTGCTCGACCGCCTGAACTTCGTGGATCGAAACTTGAACAACTTGCAAGTACCCAAGACCTGCGACCGCGCCGTTGAGGCCTCGTCAGCCGTCCCCAGCCAGCCGCTCCTTCCAA GCCCGCGGCGCGTGACGAGGACGTTTCCGGCACCTAAGGAGCAGCTGGAGGACTTCGTGACTGTCAGCATGGTGCTCGATCCCCTGGGAGTCGCCGTTCCAACTCCTTTTCAGCGCCAGACGCTCGGCGTGTTGACGCACCTTCTTGTTGGCACAAGTCCGAGTCCGCTGTACAGAGCTTTGACCGAGAGTGGACTCGGAAAACAAGTCATGGGAGAACTCGAGGACGGTCTGAAACACCTGATTTTCACTGCGGGCCTCAAGG GAATCCCTCAGCAGAGCGCTGAAGACTCGAGCGTCGTCGACAAAGTTGAACAGATTGTTTTGGACTGCCTAGAAAAACATGCGCGCGAAGGCTTCTCGGAAGAGGCTATCGAGGCCGCGATCAACAGCCGGGAGTTTCTGCTGCGAGAATTCAATACAGGAACCTTTCCGAAAGGCCTGGCCGTCATTCGAGAGATGGCTGCTCTGTGGACTGAAGACAGA GACCCCGTCGAAGGTCTGCGCTTCGAGGAGCACTTTGAGGAGCTGAGGCGTCGACTGAAGAGCGGAGAACCGGTCTTCCAGAACCTTCTGCAAAA atTTTTCATCGGCAACCCACATCGGGCGACCATTCATCTGCGGGCAGATCccgacgaagaggcgcggagagaggcgcaggaaAAAGCGGAGATCAGCGCCCTTCAGGCTTCACTCTCGAGCGAAAAACTGGACtttctggagaagcagacgaaggagctCAAGGCGAGACAG ATGGCCGAAGACCCGCCCGAAGCTCTGGCGACTCTGCCCACGTTGAGTCTCGAGGATGTCGACAAG gaaggcgaggagatTCCGACCTCAATCGAGCCTTTCCTGGACGGGCGAGCCGCGATTCTTCGTCACGTACTCCCCACATCGGGGATTCTTTACGCCGACGTCGCGTTTCCCCTCCACACGCTGGCCGTTGAAGACCTCCAGtacctctccctcttctcgcgtctgaCAGTCGAGGCAG GCACTTCGACCAAAGACGAAGCGACGCTCATCCACCACATTGGTCGGTACACGGGCGGCATCCTTCCCGTCACAGACATCCGGACGCTCCACGAAAAACAAGATGAAGTCGCAGATCcctatctctctgtcggaTACTTCGTCCTCAAAGGAAAA GTGCTGAAGCCGCATATTCATGAGTTGTTCGCCACGATGGCTGAGGTGATGACGGACGCGAATCTCGGCAATGCACGGAGAGGCCGAGAAATCTTGAAGGAAACTTTGTCCTCGCTGGAAGCTGCTTTTCTTCACTCTGGCCATGCCGTCGCAGCCTCGAGAATTCTGGCCTCTCTGACGACCACAGGCTACATTAGCGAACTGAGAGGAGGCTACGCGTACCTCGAGTTCATCAAGGATCTGAAGAAACAG GCGGACAAGGACTGGGCGCCGATTGAGGCGAAGCTGAAGTCGATTCGGGGCAAACTCTTGCAGGCTCAGCGAGAACAGCTGCTCGTGAATTTGACCGGAGAGGCAGACGTTCTCGAAAAAGCGACGTCTCCCTCGACTGCTGGCGGCCGCGCACTCGCCGCGGCCGTCAAGGCTATGCGTCGCGACCCTCCGCATTCTCATTCGCCTCATTCTTCTCGCCACTCTCACACTCTTGATGGCAAGCGAGCGGTGACGCCTTGTCCGTGGGGAGAagaactgaagaagaaacgcgcgctAGTGCCGACGAAGGACGAAGGCACTGTTGGAGAAGGTTTCGTCATTCCGACGCAG GTGAACTATGTGGGCCTGGGAGGGCGTCTCTTTAAACCTGGAGAGCCGTTCTCGGGATCGACGGCGGTGGCGACGCGGGCGCTGTCGACCGGGTACATCTGGGACAGCGTCCGCGTTCAGGGAGGCGCCTACGGAAGTTCGTTCCGCTCGGACTTCACGGGGATTTTCCTCTTCACTTCCTACCGAGATCCACACCTCCGCGAGACGCTGCAGAAGTACCTCGGCGCTGCAGAAGCGCTTCGACACTTTGCAGAAACGCTCGACGAGCGAGCGAGGACGCGCGCCATCTTGGGCGTCATTCGGGACCTCGACCAGCCGACGCAGAACGATCAGAAAGGGTACCGCGGCCTCTGGGAGGCGATACAGGGTCAATCGAAGGAAGATCGACAGAGATATCGAAGGGAG